CCATACTAGAGGCCAGAACCCAAACTGGAGATGAATATGATAAATCCCAATATTCTACATTTTCTGATGTGAAATCACCATTTCCACCTATAACGTACAATTTATTATCTATTATTTCACTTTGAAAGTCATATTTTTTATGTTTTAGATCTCTTACGAAATCCCATTCATCTCTTGAAAAACTATACATTTCTACTTGATCTGTCCTATAACCACCAATCACAATTAATGTCCCATTCACAACTTCACTTTGGAATCGTTCTCTTGGATTATAAAGGCTTGCTTTATAATCCCAAACATTTATTAAAGAATCATATACTTCTACAGTCCCTAAAACATTTCCATCATCATCTACTCCACCCAATGCATAGATTTTCCCATCAATTACTTCTGTTTGAAACTTAGTTCTTGTATCATTCATACTTGTTAATTGAGTCCAAGTATTTGTTGATGGATCATACATTTCAACACTATCTAGTACATCCGTGCTATATACTCCTTGTCCACCCATCACATATATTTTCCCATCAATCACTTCACTATTAAAAGAATGTCTAGCAACATTCATATTTTCTATGTATGTCCAAGTATTTGTATCAGGATTATATACTTCTACTCTATTTGTTACTATATCTGAATGTTTGTTATACCCACCCATCACATATATTTTCCCATCAATCACTTCACTTTGGAATGATGATCTGGGATAATTCATACTATCTACTTCTATCCATCCATCTGTCTCGTTAGCATTCGTATTTATATTAGAATTTGGGAAAATAGTAAAACATATTATGAATATTAAGCTAAGATAAAGCCATTTTTTCTGTCTTTTTATCATTTTGTACTTCTCCTTATTAGTAAAATAAAAGTTTTATTCCGTTAACATTAATTTTCAATCGTTGTTTGTTTATTAACTAGATTTCCATTCTCATCATATTGATATTGTGTTTGGATGTTTATTTGCAGAGGGCTAACTGTAAAAGAATAGGCTTCCTCTGAAAAACTACCATCTGTACTGATAATTTTAATATAGTAGGTTTGATTACTTTCTACGAAGTAGTACACTTCTTCATTACCTGCAGTCATATAGTTCATATCGGCATCATAAATGTATACATCATAGTTTGTATTTTGTGGAACAATTAAAGAAACATAGTCAATCCCAGTTTTTTGTGGAATATATTTGTAAAAATCTACATCCACATCTGAATTAATTGTTGTACTATATGAACTTTGATAGATAATAGGGAATGCAGAATTAAAATCTTCATTTGGCTCATAAGTACCTGGTATTTGAAGATTGTTAAGATGTATTAATTCCGACCACTCCATACCATCGAATACTCTTATAGCAAAATCCCACTCTCCACCTGCTAGCATTGGAGTTGTATGAGTAGTAACCGATGATGTTATGACTCCCGAATTATATGACCATGTTTCCCAATTATCTTGTGAACCTAACACTTCGTAAGTTGTCTGTATTTGTGAATTCTCATCACTGTAATTCCAAGTGAAAATTTGACTATTTTCTAAGGCTTGTTGACCATCAATATGTGAAGTAATAGATAGTGTTGGTAAATTATTTAGTTTAATATATTTAACATCGGAATAAGGTGAAATCACACCAAATTCATCTTGAATACGTACTTTCCAAGAATAAACCTGATTTCTTTGTAATACCCCTTCAGGTACGGTATACGATACGTTTTCAGTTTGAATCCAATCCGAATCATACATAATTTCATCTAATTCATTCATAATTTGGACTTGAAAAGCACTTTGATGACGTAGTGTTTCCCAATTTAAATCTATGAATGAACCTCTTACTATCTGTTCACTATCCACATAGCCTGGTGAAATAGAAATTGGAGCTGAATTAAGCTGTGAAGAGACTTCATTGGAAGGATCACCTTCAACTCCTACACCGTTGACTGCACATATGACATAATAATACCTAGTTCCATCCATTGGATTTATATCTATAAAGCTTGTGGAGCTAGTTTCACCTACAATGTCATAAGGACCTCCTGGACTTGTAGAACGTTTAATTATGTAGCTTTCCGACCCAAAAACTTTATTCCATGAAATAGAGATTTGTGAATCATCAGATGAAGCTATTACATGAACTGGCTGGTTAGGTATTGGTACTGCAATATCTGTCCAATCCGATACGCCTGAGATTTGACCAAAACTATCACTACCTACACCCACCATACTTCCATCACCTTTTAGCGCTACTGAATGAAAAAACGTTCCTGCACTCACCTGTACGATATTTTCCCAACTCAATACGGTGGCTTGATCAATCTCACCTATTGCCACTACACTTCCATCGCTTTTTAGACCCAACGTATATCTTGGTCCAGCACTCACTTGTACGATATCTGTCCAATCCGATAAACCTGATATTTGACCATAATAATCACTACCTACGGCTACGACACTTCCATCACTTTTTAAGCCTACCGTATGTTGTCCTGCTGCACTCACTTGTACGATATCTGTCCAATCCGACACATTTTCACTATGAGCCTGACCTTCCCCTACATGCACTACACTTCCATCACTTTTTAATCCAGCTGTACGGTTATGATTTGCACTCACTTGTATGATATCTGTCCAATCCGATACATTTGTTTCACCATATCCATTTCTACCTACGGCTACCACACTTCCATCACTTTTTAGACCTACCGTATGATTGTGACCCGCACCCACTTGTACGATATCTGTCCAATCTGATACATTTGTTTGACCATCAGAATCAATACCTACAGCCACCACACTTCCATCGCTCTTTAGACCTACAGTATGATAACCCCCTGCACTCACTTCTATGATATCTGTCCAACTTAATACACCTGAAACTTGACCATAATTATCTCTACCTACAGCCATCACACTTCCATTACTTTTCAAACCTACGGTGTGATAGGTACCTGCGCCAATCAATGATTTTTTAACATCCTCATGAGTCAATGGAAAGTTAGTCACTTGAATTTCATTAGCTATTACTACTGTTGGGAATAATAATAAATAAATACTTAAAATTGCGATTGTTTTTCTCATCATTGTGTGATTCCTCCTAAGGTTTACATAATTTCATTGCCCTTCACTGTTTAAGCTAAATATTTACCCTCTTCTTTTTTAACAACATTTTCTATTGTATTTCAAATATTTAGAATTTCACAGAATTTAATTAACATATATAGGTGTAATAACCAAGGAAATAAAAGTAAATAGAATATTTAATAGTACCTATGGAAATCGAAATTTAGAGAAGAGGCATATTCACAGATACCGGGGATGGCTACGATGGCTAGAAAAGTAGTTATCATTAAGATGTAAGTTTAAAATAAAAATTGATCATTAACACCTCCCAAATCTATATTTTATGGTAAACAAAAAGAATCCATTTTGAAAAAAAGATTGATCCAAAATGGATTCTATATTTGAGGTGACTACTTAATTTTTATAAAAAAGTTTGATCATTTTCTACATGTTATGGACAACAAAGCTCTCTTTTGTAGAGTATCTATTACACACGCTTAAATTGTTGAAGAAAACGTAAATCATTTGCTAGAAATACCGTATATCATCAAATTTCAAAACGATTTTATCTCAACTCGTCATTCAAAGGTACAATGACTTCATCTAATGTCTTTCTCCACTGACGCTTCATTTCTGGTCCATATTTCAACGGTTTTGAATCTGGATGCACGGCTTTATACTTATCAAATTGCTTGCTGTTAATAATTCCCCCGATATTCGGAATAGGCTCTGTTCCAATCACATATTGAATAGCAGATGAATGCAGCTCCCGTTCTTCCACAAACCAAGTATTCGTAAATTCTTCAATCGCTTTATCATAGGAATCAGTGAAGAAACGTCGTTTCACTACAAGTATATCTTCCTCCGAATCTATTTCTTTGGTATCAAAAGCATTTAAAATCGTACGATATACTTCTTTAACAATTTCTGATTTTTTCAGTTTTTGGAGTGCTTTTTCGATCTCGTCACGGATGCTCTGATTATGGGCTGAGTATGTTCCTAATAGTCGATCAATATAGGTTGAGTCAATATCATAGATCTTAATAGCATTTTCTCCATAGAATTCAATGTCTGAAAAATCTGGTCCTGGTTCATCACTGCTCCCTTCATCAACTAGCGATCCCTTAACTGTATTGTACACGCCAATATATTCTTCTAAGGTCTTCACCTGGTCTTGAAGTACTTTTGACTTCTCCATTTCATCGTTGTATTCATCATACGTAATTAAAGCTTCGTAGGCATTATTCAACTCTTGGAAAGCTTTCACAAATTCAATCCTATTTTCAAGCGGAGAGTGCTCGTTAATTTCGGTTGGATTCGGCACTAATGTTTTCAATGTTTTGTGAGCCTTTTTGAAGCGCTTTTTCGATTTATCATAAGTTGGATAAACAAGGGGGGATTCCTCTTGTTCTTGAGAATATAACTTCGTCGCATCATTTACATTTTGTTCCATTGTTGACGGTTTTCGAAATGTCACAATCAATCCCTTTGCCTTTCCTGGATAAGTACGATTAGTTCTAGAAAAGGCTTGAATCAAATTGGCATAACTTAAATTTCGATCCACAAATAACGTTTGAATCGTTGGTGCATCAAATCCAGTCAATAAGCGATCTACGACAATAACAAGGTCAATTTGTTTCCCAATTTTTTTAAATTCTGCTTTTTTACAAGCTAAACGATTGTTGATGTCTCCATTATATCGTTCAATATCTTCTATCGACCAGGCAGTATGATAATAATCGTTATAGTCTTTGATAATTTCTTTCATTTCATCTTGAATTTGTTTCGAATCATCTTCGTTTTCTTGTATCGAATAGGTGATGGCAACCCGAGGGAAGTCTGAATCTTCAATCGTACGCCCTGTTCGTATCGGTTGTCCAACAAATTCTTTCGTCAACCATTCTGGATCCTTGGTCATTTTCTTGATTGCGTGATAATAGCGTTTCGCCATATCAATGGAACTTGTTGTTAAAATGGCAGACTTTTGTGGGCCGCCATTTTGGAAATCAAATTTGGTATAGGCGTTATCGGGTCGGAAAATTTTATGAATGACTTTTTGAATATGTTTATCACGTTCGAAAGTAGATGGTTCAAGATACGCTTCCTTTTCTATTCCATCCATTTGATCGATCATCTCATTAATTTCATCGTCACTAAAATGAGCATATTTTTCATTTTGACGCAGTTGTTTAAAAATACTATTTATTAATGATGTTGTTTCAATCGTATCTTCATGCTCTACTTGGAATCCTAAAACAGCCCCATCATCTAACGCATTCTTAATTGTATAAGTATGTAAGACTTCGCCATATTGATCATGAGTAGTCCGAGCTAATTGGCCTTTCGCTTGTTTTTTATTTACATCAAAGATCGGCGTACCTGTAAACCCAAACCATGTAGATTTTGGAAAGAACTTCTTAATCTCATCCATCCCTCCTGCACTTAACGCTCGATGGCATTCATCTACGACAAACACTATATGTTGTCCCAGTAGTTTTTTAAAGCGTTGGGTGCCTTTTTCTTCTTGTTTTTGGGCAAAGCGCAAGGCAGATTCTAATTTTTGACGAGTAGTAATAATCACTGTATTGGAATTTACATCAGACAGTAGAGTATTACTTAATTCTTTCGCACTTCCAGTACCAACAATCAAGCTATTAGATTTGGCATTACCTGAAGAAATTCCGGTATTAAACTCGGAAGCAAATTTGGTGAATTCTGTGGTAGTCTGATTGTCCAGGTCTTTTCGGTCAATGAGCATAATTGTGCGATCCACACCTGGTTTGCGAGCTAATAACTTCGTAGAAACAAAACTTGTCAACGTTTTTCCTGAACCCGTCGCATGCCAAACATATCCGGATTCATGTTTCATGGCAGATGTAAACAAGGCTTCAATGGCATGAATTTGATAAGGATGTAACACCATTAATACTTTTTCGTCTTGTTCCTCACTCACAATGGTATAATCGGATATCAAGCGATGTGCATCTGGAATATTTAAGACTTGCTTCACAAATTCATAGAGATTTTCTACTTTTCGATTGTCTTTTGTTCGCCAGCTAAAGACCAATTTCTTATGCATGTTTTTTGGCATCGCATTGGCAAAATAGCGAGTCGTTTGCTCGTTGGAAATGACAAATAATTGGAGTGTAGAAAAAATATTATTTCTAAATATCCCTTCTTCCGCGTATTTCTTAATTTGATTATACGCTTGAAATACACCGTCTTTGGCACTGACCTGTTTCAATTCAATCTGAACAATTGGTAATCCATTGATTAGAAGAGTCACGTCAAATCTGCGGTCACGACCATCAACGCTTGCCTTTTGTTTCGCAATCTGATGAACGACTTCATAAGTAGAGATACCGCCACCAATATCTTGGTTGGAATACAACACCAACGACATTGAACCCAGTGAAACATCTTCACGCTCAATTGTAATACGAGCAATTCCATTTTCCCCTTTGAGCCACCTAGCAGCATCAAAGGGTGTCTGTATTTTCGATAATAATTCTGTTTTAATCTTGTCAAATTCTTTATCAGTAATAGGATATTCTCCAACTTCTGATAAGTTATTTTGAGTGATTATTTTACGCAAGTTTTTCCATAGGTCTTCTTCTGATTTTAGATCGGGACGATAATTCCACTGATTATACCCTTCCCCTAACACATCAATCAGGCGGCGTTCCACTTCGGCTTCATCGTTATGCTTTATCTTTGTCATGTTTCTCCCCTTTTTTCTATTCAATTAGGCAAACAACTTTTGTAAGAAAGCTTTTTTCGTTTCTTTCAGTGCATCTAATTCACGTTGATGAAGAGTGATAGTTTCTTCCATTTTTTCAAAGAAGTTTCCGATTTTGATTTGTTCTTCTAATGATTTAGGGACTTGTACTTTTAACTGCGAGAGCGATTTTTGACTGACACCTTTAGCAGTACCTCCACTTGATAGTGATGATAATTCATTAAACACTTTAGGAGAACAAAGCAATACTCTAAGAAAGTTATTAGTTATTTTGTTCTCATCGACATCAAATGCTATGGTTCTTTGGCTAAGAATATATCCCTTATTATCAGGTACTTGAGCTACATTTCCCATGGGTGCTTCTGTCGTAAATAGTACCTGTCCTTGTTTTAATTCCCGTCCCCCCATCCATTTTTGATATAATTCTTCATCACCATAATGAGCATCAGCAGATGGATCTATGTACCCATTTTTTACATTCAAAGCAGATAGAGCCAAATAACCACTTTCACTCCATTCAAACCCGAGTTTTTTTGGAGTTCTACCTCTAAAATCTATAATATTTTTTATGTTATCAAAAAACTTACGCTCTTCCCATTCTCCCGTAAATCCTGGGAAACGAACTTCCGGCACGGACTCCCCTTCTTTTGGGAACATTTTTTGCAAGAACCCCAGTTTTGTTTGTATGAGGGTCGTTAGTTCTTGCTGATGAAGAAAGATAGTGTCATCTATTTTTTTGAAAAAGCTTCCTATTAGGGTTTGTTCTACTGGTTCAGGTAATATTATTGGAGTGTCTTTGGCTTGTTCAATAGTATAATGAGAGATTGTTCCAATATGTGTAATACTTGAAATATATTTACGTAATTGAGTCGTCACAAAATAAGAGTATAGAAAATATCCATCAATTTTATTTGCACTTTTAAGCCAGATCAAATCAGCATCTTTAAAATATAATGGTTCTGTATCTACTACGAGGTAAGGAATTCCTATAGTTCCTCCACCTGTTACTAATATATCTCCGGGTTGCACAAGACCAGATTTTTTAGAAAGCTCGTTGTATAAACTATATGAAATAAATGCTAGTGTATTTTTCTTTCCATAAAAGTTAGACACGACATCACTTGATCTGAAAAAACGAACACCAGATGTTGTCCACTCATTTTTGTGAACTCGAGCCGCAGAAGATATTTTAATTAGGTCTCCCAACTTACGATGCTTCCATTCTTCAGTAAATTCCACAAATCGAATTTCTGGTGTATGTTTATTTCTCACGATGAAACACCTCTAATGCTCCCTTAATCCATTCTACGTTTTCTTCATCAAATTGTAGTGAAGAAATCATGTCATATAGGCTAGATTCTAGTTCTGCTTTTTCTTTTCGGATGTCTTGAATTGTTGAGCCTATTGTAGCCATATCAACAGGTGCTTCTTCCTCAAAGGTATCTACGTAGCGAGGGATGTTCAAATTGAAATCATTCTCTTTGAGTTCCTCAAAGGAAGCGAGGTGGGCATATTTCTCCACATCTTCGCGCTTCTCATACGTTTCGGCAATCTTATCAATATTTTCTTTGGAAAGTTTATTTTGGTTCTTTCCTTTTATAAACTCATTACTTGCATCAATAAATAAAACATCACGAGTGATACGATTTTTCTTCAAGATTATGACTGTTGTTGGAATCGATGTCCCAAAGAATAAGTTTGCTGGCATGCCAATTATGGAATAAATACTGCCATCTTCTAATAATTTCTTACGAATCACACCTTCTGCAGCTCCACGGAACAGTACCCCGTGTGGCAAGACGATTGCCATTGTTCCCGTATCTTTCAAATGATAGAATCCATGTAAAAGAAAGGAAAAGTCTGCTTTTGATTTTGGCGCTAACTTCCCGTAACGATTGAAACGAGAATCATCTAAGAATGTGTCATCTGCGGACCATTTCGCAGAGTAAGGTGGATTCATAAGGACCGAATCAAAGGTATAAGGCTCATCTGTCGGCCAATCTTTGTTCAATGTATCCCCATTTCGTAAACGTATATCTTCTTTATCAACCCCATGCAAGATCAGATTCATCTTCGCTAGATTATAGGTTGTTGTATTTAGTTCTTGTCCATGGTACTTTACACTATCTGGATGGTTAATATAGTTTCGAATATTCAAC
The Chengkuizengella sediminis DNA segment above includes these coding regions:
- a CDS encoding type I restriction-modification system subunit M; this encodes MAELNSKLFSAADNLRSKMDASEYKNYLLGLIFYKYLSDKLLEKVVEIADESLEEYNTQEKQTQLYLNLLADEEEKHDLIETLVDTLGYHIESAYLFNVLTSQAKQNTFQLNDLNKAFIDLSTKYDQFNGLFDDIDLNSKKLGSDDQQRNITISEVLKKLDDIDVIGHNGDVIGDAYEFLISQFASEAGKKAGEFYTPHEVSDMMARIAAMGQEDKKLFSVYDPTMGSGSLMLNIRNYINHPDSVKYHGQELNTTTYNLAKMNLILHGVDKEDIRLRNGDTLNKDWPTDEPYTFDSVLMNPPYSAKWSADDTFLDDSRFNRYGKLAPKSKADFSFLLHGFYHLKDTGTMAIVLPHGVLFRGAAEGVIRKKLLEDGSIYSIIGMPANLFFGTSIPTTVIILKKNRITRDVLFIDASNEFIKGKNQNKLSKENIDKIAETYEKREDVEKYAHLASFEELKENDFNLNIPRYVDTFEEEAPVDMATIGSTIQDIRKEKAELESSLYDMISSLQFDEENVEWIKGALEVFHREK
- a CDS encoding restriction endonuclease subunit S, which codes for MRNKHTPEIRFVEFTEEWKHRKLGDLIKISSAARVHKNEWTTSGVRFFRSSDVVSNFYGKKNTLAFISYSLYNELSKKSGLVQPGDILVTGGGTIGIPYLVVDTEPLYFKDADLIWLKSANKIDGYFLYSYFVTTQLRKYISSITHIGTISHYTIEQAKDTPIILPEPVEQTLIGSFFKKIDDTIFLHQQELTTLIQTKLGFLQKMFPKEGESVPEVRFPGFTGEWEERKFFDNIKNIIDFRGRTPKKLGFEWSESGYLALSALNVKNGYIDPSADAHYGDEELYQKWMGGRELKQGQVLFTTEAPMGNVAQVPDNKGYILSQRTIAFDVDENKITNNFLRVLLCSPKVFNELSSLSSGGTAKGVSQKSLSQLKVQVPKSLEEQIKIGNFFEKMEETITLHQRELDALKETKKAFLQKLFA
- a CDS encoding type I restriction endonuclease subunit R; the encoded protein is MTKIKHNDEAEVERRLIDVLGEGYNQWNYRPDLKSEEDLWKNLRKIITQNNLSEVGEYPITDKEFDKIKTELLSKIQTPFDAARWLKGENGIARITIEREDVSLGSMSLVLYSNQDIGGGISTYEVVHQIAKQKASVDGRDRRFDVTLLINGLPIVQIELKQVSAKDGVFQAYNQIKKYAEEGIFRNNIFSTLQLFVISNEQTTRYFANAMPKNMHKKLVFSWRTKDNRKVENLYEFVKQVLNIPDAHRLISDYTIVSEEQDEKVLMVLHPYQIHAIEALFTSAMKHESGYVWHATGSGKTLTSFVSTKLLARKPGVDRTIMLIDRKDLDNQTTTEFTKFASEFNTGISSGNAKSNSLIVGTGSAKELSNTLLSDVNSNTVIITTRQKLESALRFAQKQEEKGTQRFKKLLGQHIVFVVDECHRALSAGGMDEIKKFFPKSTWFGFTGTPIFDVNKKQAKGQLARTTHDQYGEVLHTYTIKNALDDGAVLGFQVEHEDTIETTSLINSIFKQLRQNEKYAHFSDDEINEMIDQMDGIEKEAYLEPSTFERDKHIQKVIHKIFRPDNAYTKFDFQNGGPQKSAILTTSSIDMAKRYYHAIKKMTKDPEWLTKEFVGQPIRTGRTIEDSDFPRVAITYSIQENEDDSKQIQDEMKEIIKDYNDYYHTAWSIEDIERYNGDINNRLACKKAEFKKIGKQIDLVIVVDRLLTGFDAPTIQTLFVDRNLSYANLIQAFSRTNRTYPGKAKGLIVTFRKPSTMEQNVNDATKLYSQEQEESPLVYPTYDKSKKRFKKAHKTLKTLVPNPTEINEHSPLENRIEFVKAFQELNNAYEALITYDEYNDEMEKSKVLQDQVKTLEEYIGVYNTVKGSLVDEGSSDEPGPDFSDIEFYGENAIKIYDIDSTYIDRLLGTYSAHNQSIRDEIEKALQKLKKSEIVKEVYRTILNAFDTKEIDSEEDILVVKRRFFTDSYDKAIEEFTNTWFVEERELHSSAIQYVIGTEPIPNIGGIINSKQFDKYKAVHPDSKPLKYGPEMKRQWRKTLDEVIVPLNDELR